The Nocardioides pantholopis genome window below encodes:
- a CDS encoding ABC transporter permease, translated as MFAYIIKRLLAGVVVIILVSMAIFALFWYGPSSPARPICLQETSNRCTPERLERYEEQMGYNNNIAAEYGAYVKGVFTGREMNVGGTTIDCPAPCLGFSFRSRGLIWDEMTERLPATISLAVGGAALYLIIGIPVGVAAARRRGTLGDKMLVTSFLFISSVPYYLLALLAWLYVTLIWDIPILGSSGYTPLLENPAKWFTGLLLPWLCLGIWGSTQYTRYTRGAMVETLGEDYIRTAKAKGLKPNTVIYKHGLRSALVPVVTIFGIDLGLLLAGTLFTERIFEIQGIGLWGLRGVYALDLPVVSATALFTAIIMVSANLIVDIVYSVLDPRVRLS; from the coding sequence ATGTTCGCCTACATCATCAAGCGACTGCTCGCCGGAGTGGTCGTCATCATTCTCGTCTCGATGGCGATCTTCGCCCTGTTCTGGTACGGCCCCTCGAGCCCGGCCCGCCCGATCTGCCTGCAGGAGACCTCGAACCGCTGCACCCCCGAGCGCCTGGAGCGCTACGAGGAGCAGATGGGCTACAACAACAACATCGCCGCGGAGTACGGCGCCTACGTCAAGGGCGTCTTCACCGGCCGGGAGATGAATGTCGGCGGCACCACCATCGACTGCCCGGCCCCGTGCCTGGGCTTCTCGTTCCGCTCCCGTGGCCTGATCTGGGACGAGATGACCGAGCGACTGCCGGCCACCATCTCGCTCGCCGTCGGCGGCGCGGCGCTGTACCTCATCATCGGCATCCCCGTCGGCGTCGCCGCCGCCCGGCGGCGTGGAACCCTCGGCGACAAGATGCTGGTGACGAGCTTCCTGTTCATCAGCTCGGTGCCCTACTACCTGCTCGCCCTGCTCGCGTGGCTCTACGTCACGCTGATCTGGGACATCCCGATCCTCGGCTCCAGCGGCTACACGCCACTGCTGGAGAACCCGGCCAAGTGGTTCACCGGGCTCCTGCTGCCATGGCTGTGTCTGGGCATCTGGGGCAGTACGCAGTACACCCGCTACACCCGCGGTGCGATGGTCGAGACCCTGGGCGAGGACTACATCCGCACCGCCAAGGCCAAGGGGCTCAAGCCCAACACGGTCATCTACAAGCACGGCCTGCGCAGCGCGCTGGTGCCGGTCGTCACGATCTTCGGCATCGACCTCGGTCTGCTGCTGGCCGGCACCCTCTTCACCGAGCGGATCTTCGAGATCCAGGGCATCGGGCTGTGGGGTCTGCGTGGCGTCTACGCCCTCGACCTCCCGGTGGTGTCCGCCACCGCCTTGTTCACGGCGATCATCATGGTCAGCGCCAACCTCATCGTGGACATCGTCTACAGCGTGCTCGATCCGCGGGTGCGACTCTCGTGA
- a CDS encoding ABC transporter permease translates to MSDEATEVPEENQGRGPVKSQSPLRIAANRLRHDKVAMFCLAIVFVYVLIAIFAGVIAKAIGVDTGPGNPAQQLNYLAGGMPFEGPPNGGFDPDHPFGVAPKTAEDNLAVWLYGCRTSLMIATISTVVAAVLGIVLGLLAGFVGGIVDKVISFLIDVFLTLPYVLIGLIVAPILNERFALRPDIYGDMQILSLVIVLAGFGWMSMARLVRGEVLSLREREFIQSAQVIGMPVGRIMFKELLPNLVAPIVVAISLMLPAFIAAEAALAFLGVGITQGESWGQTINLAVQYFELYPLYLWQPLLGIVVLVVALNLLGDAIRDAVDPKTRR, encoded by the coding sequence TTGAGCGATGAGGCCACCGAGGTCCCGGAGGAGAACCAGGGCCGCGGACCCGTCAAGAGCCAGTCGCCACTGCGCATCGCAGCCAACCGCCTGCGTCACGACAAGGTCGCGATGTTCTGCCTCGCGATCGTGTTCGTATACGTGCTGATCGCGATCTTCGCCGGCGTGATCGCCAAGGCGATCGGTGTCGACACCGGGCCGGGCAACCCGGCCCAGCAGCTGAACTACCTCGCCGGCGGGATGCCGTTCGAGGGGCCGCCGAACGGTGGCTTCGACCCGGACCACCCGTTCGGCGTCGCGCCGAAGACGGCCGAGGACAACCTGGCGGTGTGGCTCTACGGCTGCCGGACCTCGCTGATGATCGCCACGATCTCCACGGTGGTCGCCGCGGTGCTCGGCATCGTGCTGGGCCTGCTGGCCGGCTTCGTCGGCGGCATCGTGGACAAGGTCATCTCGTTCCTCATCGACGTCTTCCTGACCCTGCCCTACGTGCTGATCGGCCTGATCGTGGCGCCGATCCTCAACGAGCGCTTCGCGCTGCGGCCCGACATCTACGGCGACATGCAGATCCTGTCGCTGGTGATCGTGCTGGCCGGCTTCGGCTGGATGTCGATGGCCCGGCTGGTCCGTGGCGAGGTCCTCTCGCTGCGGGAGCGTGAGTTCATCCAGTCCGCCCAGGTGATCGGCATGCCGGTCGGGCGGATCATGTTCAAGGAGCTGCTGCCCAACCTGGTGGCCCCGATCGTGGTCGCGATCTCGCTGATGCTGCCGGCCTTCATCGCCGCGGAGGCCGCGCTGGCCTTCCTCGGCGTCGGCATCACCCAGGGCGAGTCCTGGGGCCAGACGATCAACCTGGCGGTGCAGTACTTCGAGCTGTACCCGCTCTACCTGTGGCAGCCGCTGCTCGGCATCGTGGTGCTGGTTGTGGCGCTCAACCTGCTCGGGGACGCCATCCGGGATGCGGTGGACCCCAAGACCCGTCGCTGA
- a CDS encoding DUF6167 family protein encodes MSRGLWFVAGAGAGVYAMIRGRRAAEVLTVDGLRDRAHGLAAGARAFREEVAQGAAEAEVDLRARMGLVPHGRPELAAPPSQTTTENPGIETTIETAAAELERGTT; translated from the coding sequence GTGAGCCGGGGGCTGTGGTTCGTCGCGGGGGCCGGCGCCGGCGTCTACGCGATGATCCGCGGCCGCCGCGCCGCCGAGGTCCTGACCGTCGACGGGCTGCGGGACCGGGCGCACGGCCTGGCCGCGGGCGCCCGCGCCTTCCGCGAGGAGGTCGCCCAGGGCGCCGCCGAGGCGGAGGTCGACCTGCGGGCCCGGATGGGCCTGGTCCCACACGGCCGCCCGGAGCTGGCCGCGCCGCCTTCCCAGACCACCACCGAGAACCCCGGCATCGAGACCACCATCGAGACGGCCGCAGCAGAGCTAGAGAGAGGCACCACCTGA
- a CDS encoding replication-associated recombination protein A — MDGLFEVGPPTGGGSLAANTHASAPLAVRMRPRTLDELVGQEQLRAPGAPLRQLIENDQSMSLLLWGPPGTGKTTIASIVSQQTDRRFVEVSAVSAGVKEVRAAIDAARAQLVATGRETVLFVDEVHRFSKAQQDALLPGVENRWVTLVAATTENPFFSVISPLLSRSLLLRLESLTDDGVRAVMAQALVDERGLGGRFTVDEDALEHLVRLAGGDARRSLTYLEAATGAASSRGSDVVDLATAETAVDQAAVRYDRQGDQHYDVTSAFIKSVRGSDADAALHYLARMMEAGEDPRFIARRLLILASEDIGLADPGALQTAVAAAQTVALIGMPEAQLTLAHATIALAVAPKSNAVTTAVGAAVADVRAGKIGPVPAHLRDAHYGGAKKLAHGKGYKYSHDEPYGIAEQQYAPDVVADAEYYQPTALGAEAAIKERWERVRRMIRGTAGGRARGGAGRPR; from the coding sequence GTGGACGGACTCTTCGAGGTGGGCCCGCCCACCGGGGGCGGGTCGCTGGCGGCGAACACGCACGCGTCGGCGCCGCTGGCCGTGCGGATGCGGCCGCGCACGCTCGACGAGCTGGTCGGCCAGGAGCAGCTGCGCGCCCCCGGTGCGCCGCTGCGCCAGCTGATCGAGAACGACCAGTCGATGTCGCTGCTGCTGTGGGGCCCGCCGGGCACCGGCAAGACCACGATCGCCTCGATCGTGAGCCAGCAGACCGACCGGCGCTTCGTCGAGGTCTCCGCGGTCTCGGCCGGGGTCAAGGAGGTCCGGGCCGCGATCGACGCGGCGCGGGCCCAGCTGGTGGCCACCGGCCGCGAGACAGTGCTCTTCGTCGACGAGGTGCACCGGTTCAGCAAGGCCCAGCAGGACGCGCTGCTCCCCGGGGTGGAGAACCGGTGGGTCACGCTGGTGGCCGCGACCACCGAGAACCCGTTCTTCTCGGTGATCTCCCCGCTGCTGTCCCGCAGCCTGCTGCTGCGCCTGGAGTCGCTGACCGACGACGGCGTCCGTGCGGTGATGGCGCAGGCGCTGGTCGACGAGCGCGGCCTCGGCGGCCGGTTCACCGTCGACGAGGACGCGCTGGAGCACCTGGTGCGGCTGGCCGGCGGTGACGCCCGGCGCTCGCTGACCTACCTGGAGGCCGCGACCGGCGCCGCGTCGAGCCGCGGCTCGGACGTGGTCGACCTGGCGACGGCCGAGACCGCTGTCGACCAGGCCGCAGTGCGCTACGACCGCCAGGGCGACCAGCACTACGACGTGACCAGCGCCTTCATCAAGTCCGTGCGCGGCTCCGACGCCGACGCGGCCCTGCACTACCTGGCCCGGATGATGGAGGCAGGGGAGGACCCCCGCTTCATCGCCCGGCGGCTGCTGATCCTGGCGTCGGAGGACATCGGCCTGGCTGACCCCGGCGCCCTGCAGACGGCAGTGGCCGCGGCCCAGACCGTCGCGCTGATCGGGATGCCCGAGGCCCAGCTCACGCTGGCCCACGCGACGATCGCGCTCGCGGTCGCCCCGAAGTCGAACGCCGTGACGACAGCGGTCGGCGCCGCCGTCGCCGACGTGCGAGCCGGCAAGATCGGGCCGGTGCCCGCCCACCTGCGCGACGCCCACTACGGCGGCGCGAAGAAGCTGGCCCACGGCAAGGGCTACAAGTACAGCCACGACGAGCCCTACGGGATCGCCGAGCAGCAGTACGCCCCGGACGTGGTCGCGGACGCCGAGTACTACCAGCCCACCGCGCTCGGCGCCGAGGCTGCCATCAAGGAGCGGTGGGAGCGGGTGCGCCGGATGATCCGCGGCACAGCCGGGGGCCGGGCCCGCGGCGGCGCCGGTCGCCCGCGATAG
- a CDS encoding ABC transporter substrate-binding protein: protein MKRTKSLAAVACVALVSTLAACGGSSDDDSGGNTNTREFQEAGSGFEKVADAQGPAPEVKGATTGGDITVLIPSDPGPEDLDPANGWSVLGNSIQQALSQRSLTQYRRNADGEMELVPDLATDLGTPNEDFTEWTFTLKDGVKWETGAPVTAEEIKYGIERTFDTETFTSGPGQVYSVENIDCGEGYAGPQDGDCPGITVSGQDITIKMKVPFPDMDFWGAFMAIGPVPLENSEFPAYGRKPLSTGPYKIQEFRVNESLTLVKNPEWDPATDPARHQYADTFTFKFDQDQEKADQILLSDNASSATTISNNLGATNVAALEQALGDNFVQQTGQCVSYKNPDYTKITDINIRKAIALAYDFDNIMLAQGEVPSVTRIPASTIMPPGMSGRNEYGDTISYQPDKARELLKEAGAEGYKLTMIYDDSAAELKAAAEQEKKGYEAAGFTVEMIPFQEDYYALYDDQDSPINKKLNLRNSNWCSDWPSASTMIPPLVLTGQPYNTSYFSEESVDDRIKEIATLPIEEQPAAWGELDETIATEYFPLIPLAYRNDLFGAGAKIGGFSGDAAMSAINYKDLFVIQ from the coding sequence ATGAAGCGAACCAAGTCGCTGGCAGCGGTTGCTTGTGTTGCTCTGGTCTCGACGCTCGCCGCTTGCGGTGGCAGCAGCGACGACGACTCAGGCGGCAACACCAACACCCGGGAGTTCCAGGAGGCCGGCTCCGGCTTCGAGAAGGTCGCCGACGCCCAGGGCCCGGCCCCCGAGGTCAAGGGCGCCACCACCGGTGGGGACATCACCGTCCTCATCCCCTCGGACCCCGGTCCGGAGGACCTCGACCCGGCCAACGGCTGGTCGGTGCTCGGCAACTCGATCCAGCAGGCGCTCTCGCAGCGCTCCCTGACGCAGTACCGCCGCAACGCGGACGGCGAGATGGAGCTGGTCCCGGACCTCGCCACCGACCTCGGCACCCCGAACGAGGACTTCACGGAGTGGACCTTCACCCTCAAGGACGGTGTGAAGTGGGAGACCGGCGCCCCGGTCACCGCGGAGGAGATCAAGTACGGCATCGAGCGGACCTTCGACACCGAGACCTTCACCTCGGGCCCCGGCCAGGTCTACTCGGTCGAGAACATCGACTGCGGCGAGGGCTACGCCGGCCCGCAGGACGGTGACTGCCCCGGCATCACCGTGTCCGGCCAGGACATCACCATCAAGATGAAGGTCCCGTTCCCGGACATGGACTTCTGGGGCGCCTTCATGGCGATCGGCCCGGTCCCGCTGGAGAACTCCGAGTTCCCGGCGTACGGCCGCAAGCCGCTCTCGACCGGCCCGTACAAGATCCAGGAGTTCCGCGTCAACGAGTCGCTGACCCTGGTGAAGAACCCCGAGTGGGACCCGGCGACCGACCCGGCCCGCCACCAGTACGCCGACACCTTCACCTTCAAGTTCGACCAGGACCAGGAGAAGGCCGACCAGATCCTGCTGAGCGACAACGCATCGTCGGCGACCACGATCTCCAACAACCTCGGTGCGACCAACGTGGCCGCGCTCGAGCAGGCGCTCGGCGACAACTTCGTCCAGCAGACCGGTCAGTGCGTGAGCTACAAGAACCCTGACTACACCAAGATCACCGACATCAACATCCGCAAGGCGATCGCGCTCGCCTACGACTTCGACAACATCATGCTCGCCCAGGGTGAGGTTCCGAGCGTCACCCGGATCCCGGCCAGCACGATCATGCCCCCCGGCATGTCGGGTCGTAACGAGTACGGCGACACGATCAGCTACCAGCCCGACAAGGCCCGCGAGCTGCTCAAGGAGGCCGGCGCCGAGGGCTACAAGCTCACGATGATCTACGACGACTCGGCCGCCGAGCTCAAGGCCGCCGCGGAGCAGGAGAAGAAGGGCTACGAGGCCGCCGGCTTCACGGTCGAGATGATCCCGTTCCAGGAGGACTACTACGCCCTCTACGACGACCAGGACAGCCCGATCAACAAGAAGCTGAACCTGCGCAACTCCAACTGGTGCTCGGACTGGCCCTCGGCCTCGACGATGATCCCGCCGCTGGTGCTGACCGGTCAGCCGTACAACACCTCGTACTTCTCCGAGGAGTCGGTCGACGACCGGATCAAGGAGATCGCGACGCTGCCCATCGAGGAGCAGCCCGCCGCGTGGGGTGAGCTCGACGAGACGATCGCGACCGAGTACTTTCCGCTGATCCCGCTGGCCTACCGCAACGACCTGTTCGGTGCGGGCGCCAAGATCGGTGGCTTCTCCGGCGACGCCGCGATGAGCGCGATCAACTACAAGGACCTCTTCGTCATCCAGTGA
- a CDS encoding ABC transporter ATP-binding protein — translation MTDEPAAPLQTPPAGEDLFLQEAHEAHLPTPLDPSAKPVLEIENLRMYFPVKSAGLVRRTVGHVQAVDGLSFQVPEGGSLGLVGESGCGKSTTGRLITRLYKPTSGAIRFQGNDISQLSKRQLKPVRRDVQMIFQDPYTSLNPRHTVGSIIAAPLLVHGVVPKNQVLGRVQELLEVVGLNPEHYNRYPNEFSGGQRQRVGIARALTLNPKLLVADEPVSALDVSIQAQVINLLQDLQKEFGIAFLFIAHDLAVVRHFCPEIAVMYLGKIVEIADRDTLYNRPYHPYSQALLSAVPDVKQAAVGGRRERIKLEGDVPSPVNPPAGCRFSTRCPFAQEICTKAEPPLLQVGPRHKVACHFPGVLGDHPDQPVTTGLLGVDDQGNPDPGASPVEDLGTGPGYNDHWFDVASRTMVHA, via the coding sequence ATGACCGACGAGCCCGCAGCTCCGCTGCAGACGCCCCCCGCCGGCGAGGACCTGTTCCTCCAGGAGGCGCACGAGGCGCACCTGCCGACCCCGCTCGACCCCTCCGCCAAGCCGGTGCTGGAGATCGAGAACCTGCGCATGTACTTCCCGGTGAAGTCGGCCGGACTGGTCCGGCGCACCGTCGGCCACGTGCAGGCCGTCGACGGCCTGTCCTTCCAGGTCCCCGAGGGCGGCTCGCTGGGCCTGGTGGGGGAGTCCGGCTGCGGCAAGTCGACCACCGGTCGGCTGATCACCCGGCTCTACAAGCCCACCTCCGGCGCCATCCGGTTCCAGGGCAACGACATCTCCCAGCTCTCCAAGCGCCAGCTCAAGCCGGTGCGCCGAGACGTGCAGATGATCTTCCAGGACCCCTACACCTCGCTGAACCCTCGCCACACGGTCGGGTCGATCATCGCGGCGCCGCTGCTGGTCCACGGCGTGGTGCCGAAGAACCAGGTGCTGGGGCGGGTCCAGGAGCTGCTCGAGGTCGTCGGCCTGAACCCCGAGCACTACAACCGCTACCCGAACGAGTTCTCCGGCGGCCAGCGCCAGCGCGTCGGCATCGCCCGGGCGCTGACCCTGAACCCGAAGCTGCTGGTGGCCGACGAGCCGGTATCGGCGCTGGACGTCTCGATCCAGGCGCAGGTCATCAACCTGCTCCAGGACCTCCAGAAGGAGTTCGGGATCGCGTTCCTCTTCATCGCTCACGACCTGGCGGTGGTCCGGCACTTCTGCCCGGAGATCGCGGTGATGTACCTCGGCAAGATCGTCGAGATCGCCGACCGCGACACGCTCTACAACCGGCCCTACCACCCCTACAGCCAGGCGCTGCTCTCCGCGGTGCCCGACGTCAAGCAGGCAGCTGTCGGCGGACGCCGGGAGCGGATCAAGCTCGAGGGCGACGTGCCCTCGCCGGTCAACCCGCCCGCCGGGTGCCGGTTCAGTACCCGCTGCCCGTTCGCCCAGGAGATCTGCACCAAGGCGGAGCCGCCGCTGCTCCAGGTCGGTCCGCGCCACAAGGTCGCCTGCCACTTCCCGGGCGTCCTCGGCGACCACCCGGACCAGCCGGTCACCACCGGCCTGCTCGGCGTCGACGACCAGGGCAACCCCGACCCCGGCGCGAGCCCGGTCGAGGACCTCGGCACCGGCCCCGGCTACAACGACCACTGGTTCGACGTCGCGAGCAGGACCATGGTGCACGCCTGA
- a CDS encoding ABC transporter ATP-binding protein, translating to MTTTSVERSGTTVSDSDPFLVVEDLSVEFPTPAGPLRAVNGISYSVSLGKTLGIVGESGSGKSVSSMAVLGLHDPDRSTIEGSIRVGGQEVVGLNEPQMRKLRGNSVSMIFQDALAALHPFYRVGAQLAEAYLVHHPDASKRDARRKAISMLDRVGIPQPDRRVDDYPHQFSGGMRQRAMIAMGLINDPSLLIADEPTTALDVTVQAQILDLLQDLQSEFNSAVVLITHDLGVIAEMADDVLVMYAGRAVEYGTTKQILTHPAMPYTWGLLSSVPDVAGDTTGRLIPIPGNPPSLLSPPSGCSFNPRCAHQDKVPGDLCTTVLPDLLPVRPGESHLKRCHLADPEAIYRSEVLPEIAPNLVEETR from the coding sequence GTGACCACCACCTCCGTCGAAAGGTCAGGCACCACCGTGTCCGACAGCGACCCGTTCCTCGTCGTCGAGGACCTCTCGGTCGAGTTCCCCACCCCCGCCGGTCCGCTGCGTGCGGTTAACGGCATCAGCTACTCGGTGTCGCTCGGTAAGACCCTCGGCATCGTCGGGGAGTCCGGCTCGGGCAAGTCCGTCTCGAGCATGGCAGTCCTCGGCCTGCACGACCCGGACCGCTCCACGATCGAGGGCTCAATCCGGGTGGGCGGCCAGGAGGTCGTCGGTCTCAACGAGCCGCAGATGCGCAAGCTGCGCGGCAACTCGGTGTCGATGATCTTCCAGGACGCCCTGGCCGCGCTGCACCCGTTCTACCGGGTCGGCGCCCAGCTCGCCGAGGCCTACCTGGTGCACCACCCGGACGCCTCCAAGCGCGACGCCCGCCGCAAGGCGATCTCGATGCTGGACCGGGTCGGGATCCCGCAGCCCGACCGCCGCGTCGACGACTACCCGCACCAGTTCTCCGGCGGCATGCGCCAGCGCGCGATGATCGCGATGGGCCTGATCAACGACCCCTCGCTGCTGATCGCCGACGAGCCCACCACGGCCCTCGACGTCACGGTCCAGGCACAAATCCTGGACCTGCTCCAGGACCTGCAGTCGGAGTTCAACTCGGCGGTCGTGCTGATCACCCACGACCTCGGCGTGATCGCCGAGATGGCGGACGACGTGCTGGTGATGTACGCCGGCCGCGCTGTCGAGTACGGCACCACCAAGCAGATCCTCACCCACCCGGCCATGCCCTACACCTGGGGCCTGCTCTCCAGCGTGCCCGACGTCGCCGGGGACACCACCGGGCGGCTGATCCCGATCCCGGGCAACCCGCCGAGCCTGCTCAGCCCGCCCTCGGGCTGCTCGTTCAACCCGCGCTGCGCCCACCAGGACAAGGTCCCCGGCGACCTGTGCACGACAGTCCTGCCGGACCTGCTGCCGGTGCGCCCGGGCGAGAGCCACCTCAAGCGCTGCCACCTGGCCGACCCCGAGGCGATCTACCGCAGCGAGGTGCTGCCCGAGATCGCCCCCAACCTCGTCGAGGAGACCCGATGA
- the alaS gene encoding alanine--tRNA ligase, producing the protein METAEIRRRFVAHFERHGHTPVPSASLLLDDPNLLFVNAGMVPFKPYFLGQETAPYSRAVSVQKCVRTLDIEEVGKTTRHGTFFQMCGNFSFGDYFKEGAIRFAWELITGSVDDGGLGFDPEKIWVTVLPSDTEARSLWKSIAGLPDERIQDRGLKDNYWNMGVPGPGGPCSEIYVDRGPEFGPDGGPDADEDRYLEIWNLVFMQESLSAVRAKDDFDVEGPLPAKNIDTGLGLERVAYLLQGKQNMYEIDEVFPVIERASELTGKTYGANAEDDVRFRVVADHVRSALMLIGDGVTPGNEGRGYVLRRLLRRAVRSMRLLGFEDRALPELLPVSMSRMKVSYPELETGFGRISQVAYAEEDAFRKTLAAGTQIFEQAASEVRSSGAARLSGAKAFALHDTYGFPIDLTLEMASEAGLSVDEEGFRGLMAEQRERAKADARAKKGQHADTGVYKGVLDEHGPTEWLAYETLETESRAIALLSGGAPARALAAGEVGELVLDRTPFYAESGGQAADAGTIEFDGGRLEVLDVQRPVRGLVVHQVRVVDGEFTPGAGLHARVDPEWRLGARQAHSGTHVVHAALREVLGPNALQSGSYNRPGYLRLDFGWTQGLAPAQLHDIEQVSNQALRADLPVGWQYMTLAEAKEWGAIALFGETYDDSKVRVVEIGGPWSRELCGGTHVDHSSQIGTIVVTGESSVGSGNRRIEALTGLEGFAYLARERDVVGQLTGLLKTRSDDLVGRVGELVERLRGAEKEIEKVRLAQLLAAGGGLAAAAEDVAGVALVAHRADGAAGGDARTLAMDVRGRLTGDRPGVVVVIGVADGKVSVVAAVNDAARARGLSANDLVRAVGPLVGGKGGGKADVAQGGGTDASRVDEALALVRAEVGRVAGQG; encoded by the coding sequence ATGGAGACCGCGGAGATCCGCCGGAGGTTCGTCGCCCACTTCGAGCGGCACGGCCACACCCCGGTCCCGTCGGCATCGCTGCTGCTCGACGACCCGAACCTGCTGTTCGTCAACGCCGGCATGGTGCCGTTCAAGCCTTACTTCCTGGGCCAGGAGACCGCGCCGTACTCGCGGGCGGTGAGCGTGCAGAAGTGCGTGCGCACCCTCGACATCGAGGAGGTCGGCAAGACCACCCGGCACGGCACGTTCTTCCAGATGTGCGGCAACTTCTCCTTCGGCGACTACTTCAAGGAGGGAGCGATCCGCTTCGCCTGGGAGCTGATCACCGGCTCGGTGGACGACGGCGGCCTCGGCTTCGACCCGGAGAAGATCTGGGTCACGGTGCTGCCCTCCGACACCGAGGCGCGCTCGCTGTGGAAGAGCATCGCCGGCCTGCCCGACGAGCGGATCCAGGACCGCGGGCTCAAGGACAACTACTGGAACATGGGCGTCCCCGGCCCCGGCGGCCCGTGCAGCGAGATCTACGTCGACCGCGGCCCGGAGTTCGGCCCCGATGGCGGCCCGGACGCCGACGAGGACCGCTACCTGGAGATCTGGAACCTGGTCTTCATGCAGGAGTCCCTCAGCGCGGTCCGCGCCAAGGACGACTTCGACGTCGAGGGTCCGCTGCCGGCGAAGAACATCGACACCGGCCTCGGCCTGGAGCGGGTCGCGTACCTGCTCCAGGGCAAGCAGAACATGTACGAAATCGACGAGGTCTTCCCGGTCATCGAGCGCGCCAGCGAGCTCACCGGCAAGACCTACGGCGCGAACGCCGAGGACGACGTGCGCTTCCGCGTGGTCGCCGACCACGTGCGCAGCGCGCTGATGCTGATCGGCGACGGCGTCACCCCCGGCAACGAGGGCCGCGGCTACGTGCTGCGCCGGCTGCTGCGCCGCGCGGTGCGCTCGATGCGTCTGCTGGGCTTCGAGGACCGGGCGCTGCCGGAGCTGCTGCCGGTGAGCATGAGCCGGATGAAGGTCTCCTACCCCGAGCTCGAGACCGGCTTCGGGCGGATCTCGCAGGTCGCGTACGCCGAGGAGGACGCGTTCCGCAAGACCCTGGCGGCCGGCACCCAGATCTTCGAGCAGGCCGCGAGCGAGGTCCGCTCCAGCGGGGCCGCCCGGCTCTCCGGCGCGAAGGCGTTCGCGCTGCACGACACCTACGGCTTCCCGATCGACCTGACCCTGGAGATGGCCTCCGAGGCCGGCCTCAGCGTCGACGAGGAGGGCTTCCGGGGCCTGATGGCCGAGCAGCGCGAGCGCGCCAAGGCCGACGCCCGGGCGAAGAAGGGCCAGCACGCCGACACCGGCGTCTACAAGGGCGTCCTCGACGAGCACGGGCCCACCGAGTGGCTGGCCTACGAGACCCTCGAGACCGAGTCCCGCGCCATCGCCCTGCTCAGCGGCGGCGCCCCGGCTCGGGCGCTCGCCGCCGGCGAGGTGGGCGAGCTGGTCCTCGACCGGACCCCGTTCTACGCCGAGTCCGGCGGCCAGGCCGCCGACGCCGGCACCATCGAGTTCGACGGCGGCCGGCTGGAGGTGCTCGACGTCCAGCGCCCGGTGCGCGGGCTGGTCGTGCACCAGGTGCGGGTCGTCGACGGCGAGTTCACCCCCGGCGCGGGCCTGCACGCCCGGGTCGACCCCGAGTGGCGCCTCGGCGCCCGCCAGGCGCACTCCGGCACCCACGTCGTGCACGCCGCGCTGCGCGAGGTGCTCGGCCCGAACGCCCTGCAGTCGGGCTCCTACAACCGGCCCGGCTACCTGCGCCTGGACTTCGGGTGGACCCAGGGCCTGGCGCCCGCGCAGCTGCACGACATCGAGCAGGTCTCCAACCAGGCGCTGCGCGCCGACCTGCCGGTCGGGTGGCAGTACATGACCCTGGCCGAGGCCAAGGAGTGGGGCGCGATCGCGCTGTTCGGGGAGACCTACGACGACTCGAAGGTGCGGGTCGTGGAGATCGGCGGCCCCTGGTCGCGCGAGCTCTGCGGCGGCACGCACGTCGACCACTCCTCCCAGATCGGCACCATCGTCGTCACCGGCGAGTCCTCGGTCGGCTCGGGCAACCGCCGCATCGAGGCCCTCACCGGCCTCGAGGGCTTCGCCTACCTGGCCCGGGAGCGCGACGTCGTCGGCCAGCTCACCGGCCTGCTGAAGACCCGGTCCGACGACCTCGTCGGCCGGGTCGGCGAGCTGGTCGAGCGGCTGCGCGGCGCGGAGAAGGAGATCGAGAAGGTCCGGCTCGCCCAGCTGCTCGCCGCCGGCGGCGGACTCGCCGCGGCGGCCGAGGACGTCGCCGGGGTCGCGCTGGTGGCGCACCGGGCCGACGGGGCGGCGGGCGGCGACGCCCGCACCCTCGCGATGGACGTCCGCGGCCGGCTGACCGGCGACCGCCCCGGGGTGGTCGTGGTGATCGGCGTGGCCGACGGCAAGGTCTCGGTCGTGGCGGCCGTCAACGACGCCGCCCGGGCCCGGGGCCTGAGCGCGAACGACCTGGTCCGCGCGGTCGGGCCGCTCGTGGGCGGCAAGGGCGGCGGCAAGGCCGACGTCGCGCAGGGCGGCGGCACCGACGCCTCCCGCGTCGACGAGGCCCTGGCGCTGGTCCGGGCCGAGGTCGGCCGCGTCGCCGGACAGGGCTGA